A DNA window from Malus domestica chromosome 12, GDT2T_hap1 contains the following coding sequences:
- the LOC103413994 gene encoding rubisco accumulation factor 1.1, chloroplastic: MLSVTANSLKPFSSFNPTTTTTFLSSTTFLNPHPPPLHHTKPLSPKPISATLTPSSSSQQQQQQLYQPFRPPPSPIPSKFRSLDANGRLEILANRLGLWFEFAPLIPSLTQEGFTAPTIEEITGISSVEQNRLVVAAKVRDSLIQSNTDPEIVSEFDVRGSELLYEIRLLSVQQRAAAARFIIENKLDAKGTQDLARSIKDFPRRGTENGWESFDYASAGDCLGFMYFRQAREHKNPSEPRTAALEQALKVAQTDKAKKVILKELEGESEEKEEEDDVAVGVRVPVVRLKFGEVAESTKVVILPVCRAEEKDKEVMEAPWECRSEGELGVIVAEKGWKRWVVLPGWEPVVSLGKGGVVVSFGDARVLPWKVNRWYKEEPILVVADRSRREVEADDGFYLAAVDGEGLGFKVVRGSALKETGVEESLGTVVLIVRPPRDEADDQLSEEDWE, from the coding sequence atgctTTCGGTAACAGCAAACTCTCTCAAACCCTTCTCATCTTTCAACCCCACCACTACCACAACCTTCTTATCCTCCACCACCTTCCTCAACCCCCACCCACCACCCCTACACCACACCAAACCTCTTTCCCCGAAACCCATCTCCGCCACTCTCACTCCCTCCTCCAGCTCCCaacagcagcaacaacaacTCTACCAGCCATTCCGGCCGCCCCCATCTCCAATCCCCTCCAAATTCCGCTCCCTCGACGCCAATGGCCGCCTCGAGATCCTCGCCAACCGCCTCGGCCTCTGGTTCGAATTCGCCCCCCTAATCCCCTCCCTAACCCAAGAAGGCTTCACTGCCCCCACCATCGAAGAAATCACCGGCATTTCCAGCGTCGAGCAGAACCGCCTGGTGGTGGCGGCGAAGGTGAGGGACTCTTTAATCCAATCTAACACCGACCCAGAAATCGTTTCCGAATTCGACGTGAGGGGTTCCGAATTGCTGTACGAAATTCGGCTCCTGAGTGTCCAGCAGCGAGCTGCTGCTGCCCGTTTCATAATTGAGAACAAGCTTGATGCCAAAGGAACTCAGGATTTGGCCCGTTCGATAAAGGACTTCCCTCGTCGGGGGACCGAAAACGGTTGGGAGAGCTTTGACTATGCCAGCGCTGGGGATTGTTTAGGGTTTATGTATTTTAGGCAGGCGAGGGAGCACAAGAATCCATCTGAACCTAGAACTGCTGCTTTAGAGCAGGCATTGAAGGTTGCACAGACCGATAAGGCTAAAAAGGTAATTTTGAAAGAGttggagggagagagtgaggagaaggaggaggaggacgatgTTGCAGTAGGGGTTCGGGTTCCGGTTGTGAGGTTGAAGTTTGGGGAGGTGGCAGAGTCGACTAAAGTTGTGATCTTGCCAGTTTGTAGGGCGGAGGAGAAGGATAAGGAGGTTATGGAGGCCCCGTGGGAGTGTAGGAGTGAGGGGGAGCTTGGGGTTATTGTGGCAGAGAAGGGGTGGAAGAGGTGGGTGGTGTTGCCGGGTTGGGAGCCGGTGGTGAGTTTAGGAAAGGGCGGAGTTGTGGTGTCGTTTGGTGACGCGAGGGTTTTGCCTTGGAAGGTGAATAGGTGGTATAAGGAAGAGCCTATTCTGGTGGTGGCTGATAGGAGCAGGAGGGAGGTGGAAGCTGATGACGGGTTTTATTTGGCAGCAGTGGATGGTGAGGGTTTGGGGTTTAAGGTTGTAAGGGGATCGGCATTGAAGGAAACTGGTGTGGAGGAGAGTTTAGGGACTGTGGTGCTGATAGTGAGGCCACCAAGAGACGAGGCAGACGATCAATTGAGCGAAGAGGATTGGGAGTAG
- the LOC103413995 gene encoding patatin-like protein 2 has translation MGAADGRKFTTILSIDGGGVRGIIPATMLAFLESKLQKLDGKDARIADYFDYIAGTSTGGLVTAMITTPNEKKQPLFEAHELKKFYFDESPYIFPQEPTKTARIIPEWLETWAGWVGQKVEKVAEILSWVEKETLHPKYEGYDLRDRIRKIVGKTRLHETITNVIIPSYDIKFLQPVVFSTSEAKRDELEDVLLADVCIGTTAAPYYLPSHHFTHTPSKGLPREFNLIDGGVAANNPTLLAIIESAKEMSPNKNVAHCLKNIDSSKLLVLSLGTGSSKRDEKLEVDENEPWGIFQWFVGPKDTTPLLDVLTTATEDMVDIYMSAFFNVSGYNDNYLRIQDDSLKYTEAVLDDSRKENLEHLEKIGNQLLEKPFSALNLETGLLEPINNTFKYKDALAQFAKKLSDEKRGRQTSSSR, from the exons ATGGGAGCTGCTG ATGGTCGAAAGTTTACCACTATCCTTAGCATTGATGGAGGAGGAGTGAGAGGCATCATTCCGGCAACCATGCTCGCCTTTCTCGAGTCCAAACTCCAG AAACTGGATGGGAAAGATGCGAGGATTGCAGACTACTTTGACTACATTGCTGGAACCAGCACAGGAGGCCTTGTTACTGCTATGATTACCACACCAAATGAAAAAAAGCAACCTCTGTTTGAAGCACATGAACTCAAGAAGTTTTATTTTGATGAGAGTCCATACATATTCCCTCAAGAACCGACCAAAACCGCTCGAAT CATACCTGAGTGGCTTGAAACATGGGCTGGATGGGTCGGACAGAAGGTTGAAAAGGTGGCGGAAATCCTGTCATGGGTCGAGAAAGAAACGTTACACCCCAAATACGAAGGTTATGACCTGCGCGACAGAATCAGGAAGATAGTTGGGAAAACACGGCTTCACGAGACTATAACCAACGTCATCATCCCCTCTTATGATATCAAGTTTCTCCAACCAGTCGTCTTCTCCACCTCAGAGGCGAAACGTGATGAATTGGAGGATGTTCTGCTAGCAGATGTCTGCATTGGCACAACTGCAGCACCATACTATCTCCCTTCCCACCATTTCACGCACACACCATCAAAGGGACTCCCGAGAGAATTTAACCTCATCGATGGTGGCGTTGCAGCCAACAATCCG ACTTTGCTTGCAATCATTGAGAGTGCTAAGGAGATGTCACCAAATAAAAATGTGGCACATTGCTTGAAGAACATTGATAGTAGCAAGCTTCTTGTTCTGTCCCTGGGAACTGGATCCTCGAAGAGGGATGAGAAGCTTGAGGTTGACGAAAATGAACCATGGGGAATCTTTCAATGGTTTGTAGGCCCAAAAGATACCACCCCTTTACTTGATGTTTTGACAACTGCAACAGAAGACATGGTTGACATATACATGTCTGCTTTCTTCAACGTTTCAGGCTACAATGATAACTATCTCCGGATCCAG GATGATAGCTTGAAATACACTGAAGCTGTTCTGGATGACTCCCGCAAAGAAAATCTCGAGCACCTTGAGAAGATTGGGAATCAACTCCTCGAAAAACCTTTTTCAGCACTGAACCTGGAGACCGGCTTGTTGGAACCAATTAACAACACATTCAAATACAAAGACGCACTTGCACA GTTTGCCAAGAAACTGTCGGATGAAAAAAGAGGACGTCAAACCAGTTCCTCCCGTTGA